From one Prosthecobacter vanneervenii genomic stretch:
- a CDS encoding DUF1501 domain-containing protein: protein MLSIHSHSGGGYCDGVSRRNFLKIGGLAMGGISLNDVLHAEAVQKTGRSHKAVIMIFLPGGPSHQDMFDMKPDAPGEVRGEFKPISTNVPGIQICEHLPRLAKMMDKCTLIRSLADCDSRHDAFQCLTGRSTKQQPPGGWPSMGAVVSRLQGVTNPAMPPFVGLSPKMGHMEWARTGEPGFLGVAHAPFQPNRGGGTEDMSLHGITLDRLRDRKTLLSSFDTFRRDIDATGLMGGVDVFNEQALNVLASPRLLEALDLSREDPRIVERYGKGENRNRDDGGPRLPEHFLAARRLVEAGARVVTLAFSRWDYHSNNFGQLREDLPLLDSGLTALISDLHERGLDQDVSVVVWGEFGRTPIINNKGGRDHWPRVASALLACGGMRHGQVIGATDKLAGEPTERPVAFGEVFATLYHQMGIDVTKATLTDLTGRPQYLVDGHLPMPELV from the coding sequence ATGCTCTCCATCCACTCCCATTCCGGCGGCGGCTACTGCGATGGCGTGTCGCGTCGAAATTTCCTCAAAATCGGCGGTCTGGCCATGGGTGGGATTTCCCTGAACGATGTCCTGCATGCGGAGGCCGTGCAGAAAACTGGCCGCTCGCACAAGGCGGTGATCATGATCTTCCTGCCCGGCGGCCCTTCTCATCAGGACATGTTTGACATGAAGCCGGACGCGCCGGGCGAGGTTCGCGGCGAGTTCAAGCCCATCTCCACCAACGTCCCCGGCATCCAGATTTGCGAGCACCTGCCTCGTCTGGCCAAAATGATGGACAAGTGCACGCTCATCCGCTCGCTGGCGGACTGCGACTCGCGCCATGACGCCTTTCAGTGCCTCACCGGCCGCAGCACCAAGCAGCAGCCTCCGGGCGGCTGGCCCTCGATGGGGGCTGTCGTTTCCCGCCTGCAAGGTGTCACAAATCCAGCCATGCCGCCGTTTGTCGGTCTGTCACCCAAGATGGGCCACATGGAGTGGGCACGCACCGGAGAGCCGGGTTTCCTCGGCGTTGCGCACGCGCCCTTCCAGCCCAATCGCGGCGGCGGCACGGAGGACATGTCTCTGCACGGCATCACCCTGGATCGCCTGCGTGATCGCAAGACGCTGCTTTCCAGCTTCGACACCTTCCGCCGCGACATTGATGCGACTGGTCTCATGGGCGGCGTGGATGTCTTCAATGAGCAGGCGCTCAATGTGCTGGCCAGCCCCCGTCTGCTTGAGGCGCTCGATCTCAGCCGTGAGGACCCGCGCATCGTCGAGCGCTACGGCAAAGGCGAAAACCGCAACCGCGATGACGGCGGCCCGCGCCTGCCCGAGCACTTTCTCGCCGCGCGTCGTCTTGTCGAGGCCGGCGCTCGTGTCGTCACGCTCGCCTTCAGCCGCTGGGACTACCACTCCAACAACTTCGGCCAGTTGCGCGAGGATCTGCCGCTGCTCGACAGCGGACTCACCGCGCTCATCTCGGACCTGCACGAGCGTGGCCTCGACCAGGATGTCTCCGTGGTCGTGTGGGGAGAGTTTGGCCGCACTCCGATCATCAATAACAAAGGCGGTCGCGACCACTGGCCGCGCGTCGCTTCAGCGCTCCTGGCATGCGGTGGCATGCGCCATGGGCAGGTCATTGGCGCCACGGACAAGCTCGCTGGCGAGCCCACCGAGCGGCCCGTCGCCTTTGGTGAGGTCTTCGCTACCCTCTATCACCAGATGGGCATTGATGTCACCAAGGCCACGCTGACTGACCTCACCGGCCGGCCTCAGTACCTCGTGGATGGGCACCTGCCCATGCCTGAGCTCGTGTGA
- a CDS encoding DUF1549 domain-containing protein, with protein sequence MNLPRLTLIAALSAAAPSFAADAPRPLNFANDIVPILTKGSCNSGGCHGKSGGQNGFKLSLLGFEPQEDYEHIVKEARGRRVFPAAAEQSLLLTKGTAQLPHGGGKKLDPNSEDYADLARWIREGMPYGKDTDPKMASISVEPAKLTMPLKGAQQLKVTAHYTDGSTRDVTKRALYEANEKAMAETNETGRVQLFDLPGDVAVMVRYQGKVATFRATVPLGAPVEKLPASRGFVDDLVFAKLKTIGMPPSDIADDGTFIRRVTLDIAGRLPTAAEMKDFIASKDAGKRSALVDRLLDSPEYAEYFANKWSALLRNQRTQPIFARGSYLFYSWIRDSIADNKPYDQFVREVVAAAGDIDQNPPVAWYRQVKEMKQQMEDVAQLFLGTRMQCAQCHHHPFEKWSQQDYYGFAAFFSNVSRKPSTFVGEEMIFSKRGVAQTTNIRTKEAVTPTSLGGQALKLKPEQDPRLALADWMSSKDNPFFAHTLVNRYWKHFFNRGLVEPEDDMRETNPPVNPELLSALATDFVKSGYDLKHLIRTITNSTTYQLSAVPNAHNAKDRQNFSRYYPKRLNAEVLYDSVNTLLDVESNFAGQAPGTRAVALPDNSYNQSTYFLSVFGRPDSSSACECERTQEASLAQSLHLLNAAEIQTQLSRGNGRADSLTKDTRPDDDKISDLYHIALSRDPNAAEIKFARTHLDKKTTGKTGDEAFKGKKEAYEDILWALLNTKEFLFNH encoded by the coding sequence ATGAATCTGCCCCGTCTCACCCTCATCGCCGCCTTGTCTGCCGCCGCGCCCTCTTTCGCAGCGGACGCCCCTCGGCCGTTGAACTTTGCCAACGACATCGTGCCCATTCTCACCAAGGGCAGTTGCAACTCTGGCGGTTGCCACGGCAAGTCCGGTGGGCAGAATGGTTTCAAGCTCTCTCTACTCGGCTTCGAGCCCCAGGAAGATTACGAGCACATCGTCAAAGAGGCGCGTGGTCGCCGCGTCTTTCCCGCAGCGGCGGAGCAGAGCCTGCTCCTGACCAAGGGCACCGCCCAGCTCCCGCATGGTGGTGGCAAAAAGCTCGACCCTAATTCCGAAGATTACGCCGATCTGGCACGCTGGATCCGCGAGGGCATGCCCTACGGCAAAGACACCGACCCCAAGATGGCCAGCATCAGCGTCGAGCCAGCCAAGCTCACCATGCCGCTCAAAGGTGCGCAGCAGCTCAAAGTCACCGCCCATTACACCGATGGCAGCACACGCGATGTCACCAAGCGCGCTCTTTATGAAGCCAATGAGAAAGCCATGGCTGAAACCAACGAAACCGGCCGCGTGCAGCTTTTTGACCTGCCCGGTGACGTTGCTGTGATGGTGCGCTATCAGGGCAAGGTGGCCACCTTCCGCGCCACCGTGCCGCTCGGCGCTCCTGTGGAAAAACTTCCCGCCTCTCGCGGTTTTGTCGACGACCTGGTTTTTGCCAAGCTGAAGACCATCGGCATGCCGCCTTCTGATATCGCTGACGACGGCACCTTCATCCGCCGCGTCACCCTCGACATCGCCGGCCGCCTCCCCACAGCGGCTGAGATGAAGGACTTCATCGCCTCCAAGGACGCCGGCAAGCGCAGCGCTCTCGTCGACCGCCTGCTGGACAGTCCCGAATACGCCGAATACTTCGCCAACAAATGGAGTGCCCTCCTCCGCAATCAGCGCACTCAGCCCATCTTTGCCCGCGGCAGTTACCTCTTTTATTCCTGGATTCGCGACAGCATTGCCGACAACAAACCCTACGATCAGTTCGTTCGTGAAGTCGTCGCTGCAGCTGGAGACATCGACCAAAATCCTCCCGTCGCCTGGTATCGTCAGGTAAAGGAGATGAAGCAGCAGATGGAGGACGTCGCGCAGCTCTTCCTCGGCACCCGCATGCAGTGCGCGCAGTGCCACCATCACCCCTTTGAGAAGTGGAGCCAGCAGGACTACTACGGCTTCGCCGCCTTCTTCAGCAATGTCAGCCGCAAACCTTCGACGTTTGTGGGCGAGGAGATGATCTTTAGCAAACGTGGCGTGGCGCAGACCACCAACATCCGCACCAAGGAGGCCGTGACTCCCACCAGCCTCGGCGGGCAGGCCCTCAAGCTCAAGCCTGAGCAGGATCCCCGGCTGGCTCTGGCCGACTGGATGAGCAGCAAGGACAACCCCTTCTTTGCCCACACGCTGGTCAATCGCTACTGGAAGCACTTTTTCAACCGCGGCCTCGTCGAGCCTGAGGACGACATGCGCGAGACCAACCCTCCAGTGAATCCTGAACTGCTCAGCGCTCTCGCGACTGACTTCGTAAAGAGCGGCTACGATTTGAAGCACCTCATCCGCACCATCACCAATTCCACCACCTACCAGCTCAGCGCCGTCCCAAACGCCCACAACGCCAAGGACCGCCAGAACTTCAGCCGCTACTACCCCAAGCGCCTGAACGCCGAAGTGCTCTACGACTCCGTCAACACACTGCTCGATGTGGAGAGCAACTTTGCCGGTCAGGCTCCTGGCACGCGTGCCGTCGCGCTGCCGGACAACAGCTACAATCAGAGCACTTACTTCCTCAGTGTCTTTGGCCGGCCCGACTCCTCCAGCGCCTGCGAGTGCGAACGCACCCAGGAGGCCAGCCTCGCGCAGAGCCTCCACCTGCTGAACGCCGCAGAGATCCAAACCCAGCTCTCCCGTGGCAATGGCCGCGCCGATTCGCTCACCAAAGACACACGTCCTGACGACGACAAAATCTCCGACCTCTACCACATCGCCCTCAGCCGCGATCCCAACGCCGCCGAGATCAAATTTGCCCGCACTCATCTCGACAAGAAAACCACAGGCAAAACCGGCGACGAAGCCTTCAAGGGCAAAAAAGAAGCCTATGAGGACATCCTCTGGGCGCTGCTGAACACCAAGGAGTTCCTGTTCAATCACTAA
- a CDS encoding phosphopantetheine-binding protein: protein MPTRQRLKELMISELMLDMTADEIGDDTPLFGPAGVGLDSVDALQLVVMIEKHFGFKMADQDQAKRILHSVNTIAEAVDQKATA from the coding sequence ATGCCGACCCGCCAGCGCCTCAAAGAACTGATGATCAGCGAACTCATGCTCGACATGACAGCAGATGAAATTGGCGATGACACCCCCCTCTTTGGCCCTGCAGGTGTCGGCCTGGATTCGGTGGACGCCCTACAGCTGGTGGTGATGATCGAAAAACACTTCGGCTTTAAAATGGCTGACCAGGACCAGGCCAAGCGCATCCTGCACAGTGTCAATACGATCGCCGAAGCTGTGGACCAGAAGGCGACGGCCTGA
- a CDS encoding ComEC/Rec2 family competence protein — protein MKLFTFLWLLFATWAQAADGKLIITYLNMPKHGLAVVVQTPGGRTWMIDTGPQSEPYDAGRDTIEPFLKARGITQLDGIAISHPHGDHYGGAMWLLDHLPVKTFVDTGYSARGFTLAYNRVRQHAQERGAIYIAATEGDKLDFDPDLTVEVLSPPKTMHNVDTDPAKITEHGLLNTNSLFLRMQHGQNVLFFPGDAYGTGQRYVLEKNPAERLKAAVVTAPHHGFNTHPEFAAATNPKYAIASCLDFYAGSEVPSPGEKLTKQFEPLGTQVFVTAWHGNIEITSDGKDVTAKTERKGK, from the coding sequence ATGAAACTCTTCACCTTCCTCTGGCTGCTGTTTGCGACATGGGCTCAAGCCGCCGATGGCAAGCTTATCATCACCTACCTGAACATGCCCAAACACGGGCTGGCGGTAGTGGTGCAGACACCGGGCGGGAGGACGTGGATGATCGACACCGGGCCGCAATCGGAGCCATATGATGCCGGACGCGACACCATTGAGCCCTTTCTCAAAGCACGCGGCATCACACAGCTCGACGGCATCGCCATCAGCCACCCGCATGGTGATCACTACGGCGGCGCGATGTGGCTGCTGGATCACCTGCCGGTGAAGACCTTTGTAGACACCGGCTATTCCGCCCGAGGCTTCACCTTGGCCTACAACCGCGTGCGCCAGCATGCGCAGGAGCGTGGCGCGATATACATCGCCGCCACCGAGGGCGACAAACTCGACTTTGACCCAGATCTGACCGTCGAGGTGCTCTCGCCGCCGAAAACGATGCACAACGTGGACACGGATCCCGCCAAGATAACCGAACACGGCCTGCTGAACACGAACTCGCTCTTTCTGCGCATGCAGCACGGCCAAAACGTCCTCTTTTTCCCTGGAGACGCTTACGGCACGGGACAGCGATACGTACTGGAAAAGAATCCTGCCGAGAGGCTGAAAGCGGCCGTCGTCACAGCGCCACACCACGGCTTCAACACGCATCCCGAGTTTGCAGCGGCGACGAACCCCAAGTATGCCATTGCCTCATGCCTGGATTTCTACGCTGGAAGCGAAGTGCCGTCGCCAGGCGAGAAGCTGACCAAGCAGTTTGAGCCGCTGGGAACGCAGGTGTTTGTAACCGCGTGGCATGGGAACATTGAGATCACTTCCGATGGAAAAGACGTAACAGCGAAGACGGAGCGGAAAGGCAAATGA
- a CDS encoding DUF1501 domain-containing protein, translating to MTAATQPPRAKSVIYIFLSGGLAQHESFDMKPDAPMEIRGEFKPIRTRTPGLHICEHLPGLARISEKWSLVRSLTHGSSDHSLGHHIMLTGRSDAPLGFDPSKPKKSDHPSMAALATALLPKRKDNLPPAIVLPDKLVHREGRTLAGQFAGTLGAQHEPWFLEMSPYHPKHYGAYPKYLFHHERGFETDPSLRFQAPHLSLPQGLTLDRVMDRVSLRNALEQQTENLTALAGDEAFDSTRQAAIGLLSNRKVHDAFSLAKVDPKMLDRYGRHSFGWSLLMARRLVESGVRMVQVNLGNNETWDTHQAAWGNLKNYLLPPMDQAVSALLEDLDASGQLDETLVIMGGEFGRTPKIKSISAKALPGRDHWGHAQSILLAGGGIKGGRVIGETDKIGGYPVSDAQTPENLAATIYEALGLPRETIWNDFTGRPHTLYMGSPIGGLT from the coding sequence ATGACTGCGGCCACTCAGCCGCCGCGCGCAAAGTCGGTCATCTACATCTTCCTCTCCGGCGGCCTTGCGCAGCATGAGAGCTTCGACATGAAGCCCGATGCGCCCATGGAAATCCGCGGCGAGTTCAAGCCCATCCGCACCCGCACCCCAGGCCTGCACATCTGCGAGCATCTGCCCGGTCTGGCGCGCATTTCGGAAAAGTGGTCCCTCGTGCGTTCTCTCACGCATGGCAGCAGCGATCACTCGCTCGGTCACCACATCATGCTCACAGGCCGCAGCGATGCGCCGCTGGGCTTTGATCCCTCCAAGCCGAAAAAGTCCGACCACCCCAGCATGGCGGCGCTCGCCACTGCCCTGCTGCCCAAGCGTAAGGATAACCTGCCGCCCGCCATCGTTCTGCCTGACAAGCTCGTGCATCGCGAAGGCCGCACTCTTGCGGGGCAGTTTGCCGGCACTCTCGGTGCACAGCACGAGCCCTGGTTTTTGGAGATGTCGCCCTATCACCCCAAGCACTACGGGGCCTATCCGAAATATCTCTTTCACCACGAGCGTGGTTTTGAAACAGATCCTTCTCTGCGCTTTCAGGCTCCGCATCTCTCGCTGCCGCAGGGCCTCACGCTGGACCGCGTGATGGACCGCGTTTCACTCCGCAATGCCCTGGAGCAGCAGACTGAAAATCTCACCGCTCTGGCCGGAGATGAGGCCTTCGATTCCACCCGCCAGGCAGCCATCGGCCTGCTCAGCAACCGCAAGGTGCATGACGCCTTCAGTTTGGCGAAAGTGGACCCCAAAATGCTGGACCGCTACGGCCGTCACAGCTTCGGCTGGTCTTTGCTCATGGCCCGCAGGCTGGTGGAAAGCGGTGTCCGCATGGTGCAGGTGAATCTGGGCAACAACGAAACCTGGGACACGCATCAGGCCGCCTGGGGCAATCTGAAAAACTACCTTCTGCCGCCGATGGATCAGGCCGTGAGTGCCCTGCTGGAAGATCTCGATGCCAGCGGGCAGTTGGACGAGACCCTCGTCATCATGGGCGGCGAATTCGGCCGCACCCCCAAGATTAAGAGCATCTCAGCCAAGGCCCTGCCCGGACGTGACCACTGGGGCCACGCCCAGAGCATCCTGCTCGCCGGTGGTGGTATCAAGGGAGGCCGGGTCATCGGAGAAACCGACAAGATCGGCGGTTATCCAGTCAGCGATGCCCAGACGCCTGAAAACCTCGCGGCCACCATCTACGAGGCGCTGGGCCTGCCGCGCGAGACCATTTGGAACGACTTCACCGGCAGGCCGCACACCTTGTACATGGGCTCGCCCATTGGCGGGTTGACGTAA
- the fabG gene encoding 3-oxoacyl-ACP reductase FabG → MSRSILITGANGALGLAIAEFFLAREGDCRVFLGVRERRDRAEELAARLPDRTALISLEVTSPDAWKAAVADIEAHGGPLSVLVNNAGFHEDALLANMAQDQWSRVLDANLNAVFHGCQAALPAMMRQRQGRIVNIASLSAISSPAGQTNYSAAKAGVIGLTQSLAKESARMGITVNAICPGYIEGGLPPEWTPEHLKALKMQLPMRRFARPEEIAAAVFFLASTDASYITGTTLKIDGGLL, encoded by the coding sequence ATGAGTCGCAGCATTTTGATCACTGGTGCCAATGGTGCACTGGGCCTGGCCATAGCCGAATTTTTCCTCGCACGAGAGGGGGACTGCCGCGTGTTTCTCGGTGTGCGTGAGCGGCGGGACAGGGCCGAAGAACTTGCCGCACGCCTTCCAGACAGGACGGCTTTGATTTCTCTCGAAGTCACCTCCCCCGATGCCTGGAAGGCCGCTGTGGCGGACATCGAGGCGCATGGCGGGCCGCTGAGCGTGCTGGTGAACAATGCAGGCTTTCACGAAGATGCCCTGCTGGCCAACATGGCGCAGGACCAATGGTCCCGCGTGCTGGATGCGAACCTGAATGCCGTCTTTCACGGGTGCCAGGCAGCGCTGCCCGCCATGATGCGGCAACGGCAGGGGCGGATCGTAAACATCGCCTCCCTGAGCGCCATTTCATCCCCTGCAGGCCAGACGAACTACTCCGCCGCGAAGGCCGGGGTGATCGGACTGACGCAGAGCCTGGCGAAGGAATCTGCGCGCATGGGGATTACCGTGAATGCCATCTGCCCCGGCTACATTGAGGGCGGCCTGCCACCCGAATGGACTCCAGAGCACCTCAAAGCGCTGAAAATGCAGCTGCCGATGCGCCGTTTTGCAAGGCCGGAGGAGATCGCTGCGGCGGTTTTCTTCCTTGCCAGCACGGATGCGAGCTATATCACTGGCACGACCCTGAAAATTGACGGAGGCCTCCTTTAG
- a CDS encoding galactose oxidase — translation MLRPLLCLMSLACTLSAADLKWSPLPSLPDERGFAGSFAGVVDGVLMVAGGTHFRDKMPWEGGTKLWYDTVYALDKPDGTWRVAGKLPKANGYGVSITTPQGWIILGGGNATEHFREVFWVGKNAQLPPLPKACAFMCGCASDDVIYLCGGIETPTATTAMNTFWSLDLKQADAKWQELPPCPGKPRILACMAAANGVVHLFSGAALHAGKDGKAEREWLNDAWAYQQGTGWTKLPDMPRVAVAAPIPAPVMGSKILVIGGDDGANVNFEPKEKHPGFPRSILAFDVKTQTWSQAGEVPFSLVTTNVVPWQKQIVIPGGEARPGVRSPKVWSGVMK, via the coding sequence ATGCTTCGCCCGCTGCTCTGCCTCATGTCCCTTGCATGCACCCTCTCCGCCGCTGATTTAAAATGGTCTCCCCTGCCCTCCCTGCCTGATGAAAGAGGATTTGCCGGATCCTTTGCCGGGGTGGTGGATGGCGTGCTGATGGTGGCCGGTGGCACCCACTTCCGCGACAAGATGCCATGGGAAGGCGGCACCAAGCTCTGGTACGACACGGTCTATGCCCTGGACAAGCCGGACGGCACCTGGCGTGTGGCGGGCAAGCTGCCCAAAGCCAACGGGTATGGGGTCAGCATCACGACCCCGCAAGGCTGGATCATCCTGGGCGGTGGGAATGCGACTGAGCACTTTCGGGAGGTGTTCTGGGTGGGGAAAAACGCCCAACTGCCGCCGCTGCCAAAAGCGTGCGCCTTCATGTGCGGATGCGCGAGCGACGATGTGATCTATCTCTGCGGGGGGATCGAAACACCCACGGCCACCACGGCGATGAACACCTTCTGGTCACTGGATCTGAAACAAGCCGACGCCAAATGGCAGGAGCTGCCCCCCTGCCCCGGCAAACCGCGCATCCTGGCCTGCATGGCGGCTGCGAACGGCGTGGTCCACCTTTTCAGCGGTGCGGCCCTGCACGCGGGCAAGGACGGCAAGGCTGAGCGCGAATGGTTGAATGATGCGTGGGCCTACCAGCAGGGCACCGGATGGACCAAGCTGCCCGATATGCCACGCGTGGCGGTGGCGGCTCCGATTCCTGCGCCGGTCATGGGTTCCAAGATCCTCGTGATTGGTGGTGATGACGGTGCCAATGTGAACTTTGAGCCCAAGGAGAAACATCCGGGCTTCCCGCGCTCGATTCTAGCCTTTGATGTCAAAACCCAGACCTGGAGCCAGGCGGGCGAGGTGCCGTTTTCCCTCGTGACGACGAACGTCGTGCCCTGGCAGAAGCAGATCGTGATTCCTGGAGGCGAAGCACGCCCAGGGGTGCGCTCTCCGAAGGTCTGGAGCGGGGTGATGAAGTGA
- a CDS encoding lysylphosphatidylglycerol synthase transmembrane domain-containing protein — translation MKRLISISLRLLISGVLLALLFREHDLIADIVPRLRALLTNWPWTLAGIAVAFLALFLAAMRWHIILRGQVPDLPFRIVLHTELISAFFNISSVGVVGGDTYKIMSLSRRLPGQTMPVSVALVLDHLTGLISVAFLFGTCMLLRASHWSELGYDLRMLFTGYGTYVGGGLAGLIISWISFKPNLLAWGRRTFPGTMGHPKLAGILARAEQVHDVFALLWRRTLSAAVVSTGMHTAFFMSFYCGLRAVGGSAPVLDVLTAMPVVDAAASLPVSISGLGVRERTFEALLAGLAHVPEAVGVSASLAGWIFNLFWGVIGGVLFLRVRHTVHISSQPQCA, via the coding sequence TTGAAACGCCTCATCTCCATCTCCCTGCGTCTGCTGATCAGTGGCGTGCTGCTGGCGCTGCTGTTCCGGGAGCATGACCTGATCGCAGACATCGTACCACGCCTGCGCGCCCTGCTGACCAACTGGCCATGGACGCTGGCAGGGATCGCGGTTGCGTTTCTCGCACTCTTTCTCGCAGCAATGCGCTGGCACATCATCCTGCGCGGACAGGTGCCGGATCTGCCCTTCCGCATCGTGCTGCACACGGAGCTCATCAGCGCCTTTTTCAACATCAGCTCCGTGGGTGTAGTGGGTGGAGACACGTACAAGATCATGTCCCTCTCCCGGCGCCTGCCCGGACAAACCATGCCGGTAAGCGTGGCACTGGTGCTGGATCATCTTACGGGCCTGATCTCCGTGGCGTTTCTTTTTGGCACCTGCATGCTACTGCGCGCCTCCCACTGGAGCGAGCTGGGCTATGATCTGCGCATGCTCTTTACAGGTTACGGCACATACGTCGGCGGCGGGCTGGCGGGCCTGATCATCAGCTGGATCTCATTTAAACCGAACCTGCTGGCCTGGGGAAGGCGCACTTTTCCAGGCACCATGGGGCACCCCAAGCTGGCTGGCATCCTGGCACGCGCGGAGCAGGTGCACGATGTCTTTGCCCTGCTCTGGCGGCGCACGCTGTCAGCCGCCGTGGTATCCACCGGAATGCACACGGCGTTTTTTATGAGCTTCTACTGCGGACTGCGTGCGGTGGGAGGCTCGGCACCTGTGCTGGATGTACTGACGGCCATGCCTGTGGTGGATGCTGCGGCATCGCTGCCGGTTTCCATCTCCGGGCTGGGTGTGCGTGAGCGCACCTTTGAGGCGCTGCTGGCAGGTCTGGCCCATGTGCCCGAAGCCGTGGGTGTCTCCGCCTCCCTGGCCGGATGGATCTTTAATCTCTTCTGGGGAGTCATCGGCGGAGTGTTGTTTCTGCGTGTCAGGCACACCGTCCATATTTCATCACAACCCCAGTGCGCATGA
- a CDS encoding DUF1501 domain-containing protein, which translates to MLTLSGKSHGKFCDGVSRRDFLRIGGLAMGGLSLPELLKAEAEARTGRSFKSVIMIYLCGAPPHQDMYDLKMDAPLEIRGPYKPIKTAVPGIHISEHAPRLAKIMDKLVPIRSMYGSPNGAHDSFICYTGKPPPPNGGAAPVGRLSDPPSFGSVISRLKGQADPAMPAFVGLAPKAGHPPYGSPGHPGFCGNTHAAFRPNGAGMDDLQLNGITLDRLEDRRSLLTGFDSFRRELDASGLVGSMDAFNQQALNVLTSSKLLTALDLTKESVKTRERYGKGDPKNYGDGAPLNLEHFLLARRLVEAGARVVTLNFGRWDFHDNNYPQLLRHLPLFDQGMSALVEDLHERGLDKDVAVVAWGEFGRTPIVNKEGGRDHWPRVGGALLAGGGLRTGQVIGATDKLGGEPTERPVHFGEVFATLYKHMGIDTVKTTLNDLTGRPQYLVDGWQPMPELI; encoded by the coding sequence ATGCTCACTCTTTCTGGCAAATCCCACGGCAAATTTTGCGATGGCGTTTCGCGTCGCGACTTCCTGCGCATTGGTGGTCTGGCCATGGGCGGTTTGTCCCTGCCGGAGCTGCTGAAGGCAGAGGCCGAGGCGCGTACCGGGCGCAGCTTCAAGTCGGTGATCATGATCTATCTTTGCGGTGCTCCACCTCATCAGGACATGTATGACCTGAAGATGGACGCTCCGCTGGAAATCCGAGGTCCCTACAAGCCCATCAAGACCGCCGTCCCCGGCATTCACATTTCCGAGCACGCACCAAGGCTGGCCAAGATCATGGACAAGCTGGTGCCGATCCGCAGCATGTACGGCTCTCCAAATGGTGCTCACGACAGCTTCATCTGCTACACCGGCAAGCCCCCGCCTCCCAATGGCGGCGCCGCACCTGTGGGCCGCCTGTCCGATCCGCCCTCCTTCGGCTCTGTCATTTCCAGGCTCAAGGGGCAGGCGGATCCCGCGATGCCTGCATTCGTCGGTCTCGCTCCCAAGGCCGGTCATCCGCCCTACGGCTCTCCCGGACACCCTGGCTTCTGCGGCAACACCCACGCTGCCTTCCGCCCCAATGGCGCAGGCATGGACGATCTACAGCTCAACGGAATCACTCTGGACCGTCTGGAGGATCGCCGTTCGTTGCTCACCGGATTCGACTCCTTCCGTCGCGAGCTCGATGCCAGCGGCCTCGTCGGCAGCATGGATGCCTTCAATCAGCAGGCTCTCAATGTGCTGACTTCCAGCAAGCTCCTCACCGCACTCGATCTGACCAAGGAGAGTGTCAAAACCCGCGAACGTTACGGAAAGGGAGATCCCAAAAATTATGGCGACGGCGCTCCGCTCAATCTTGAGCATTTCCTCCTCGCCCGCCGCCTCGTCGAAGCCGGTGCCCGTGTGGTCACGCTGAACTTCGGTCGCTGGGATTTCCACGACAACAATTACCCGCAGCTCCTGCGCCACCTGCCGCTCTTCGATCAGGGCATGAGCGCCCTCGTGGAAGACCTGCACGAGCGTGGTCTCGACAAAGACGTGGCCGTTGTCGCCTGGGGCGAGTTTGGCCGCACCCCGATCGTAAACAAGGAGGGCGGTCGCGACCACTGGCCTCGCGTCGGCGGTGCCCTTCTGGCTGGTGGCGGACTGCGTACTGGTCAGGTCATCGGCGCTACCGACAAGCTCGGCGGCGAGCCCACCGAACGTCCTGTGCATTTCGGCGAAGTCTTTGCCACGCTCTACAAGCACATGGGCATCGACACGGTGAAAACCACCCTCAACGATCTCACCGGTCGTCCACAATATCTGGTCGATGGCTGGCAGCCGATGCCGGAGCTGATCTGA